CATCCACTCCAAAGCTCACAAAGATACCATTCTAGCTAATTTtgaagaacaaaggaaaaaggattttctttgtgACATTACACTAATAGTGGAGAATGTGCAATTCAGAGCCCATAAAGCTTTGCTTGCTGCCAGCAGTGAATACTTCTCAATGATGTTTGTAGATGAGGGCGAAATAGGGCAGTCAATTTACATGTTGGAGGGAATGGTTGCAGACACCTTTGGAGCACTGCTAGAATTTATCTACACTGGTTGCCTCCGTGCCAGCGaaaaaagcacagaacaaaTTCTGGCTACTGCACAGCTGCTGAAAGTGACTGACTTGGTATGGGCCTGTACAGACTATCAGGCCAGCCGTAGCCCAAGTAACACGTTACCAGCTCCGGCTAACAGTGGAGCCTCTGTAGCCGTTACTGCAAGCGACAAGAAGAATGAAGATCCACCAAAGCGAAAACGAGGGCGACCGAGGAAAGTCAAGAAtgttcaagaagaaaaattggGAGCAAATTCTGTCGAAGATGTGCAGCTGAGAGAGAACAACTCCatgcaaaataagcaaaattttattaaaaaagacactgcagcagaagaagaaacagttgCCAGTGAACACGCTCCAGTGAGgaaagatgcagaagaaaatgaacctgCTTGTGGCTCAGAAGCTGCTGTCGGTCTGTCAGCTGAGAAAGATGAGAATTATGATCCCAAATCTGAAGGAGTACAGAGCACTCAGAGCCGTTATAGCAAACGTAGAATAAGGAGATCAATCAAACTAAAAGATTATAAACTTCTCGGTGATGAGGATGAAAAAGGACTGGCAAAGAGAactgatggaaaaagaaaacgtGCAGGTCCTGAAGCTCGCTGTAAAGACTGTGGcaaagtatttaaatataatcACTTCTTAGCTATTCATCAGCGAAGCCATACAGGTAGGCATTAAGAGACTGCTGCTTCTAGGTTAGGGTTTAGCGACTTGTTGCTAAATGCGAGGTAGTTGAAACGTGGGCTGTTGTCTACAGCAAGAACTGTCCAGAATAGCACGCTGATCCAAATTACAGTGTGTCTTCTACATTTGCCGTTTTATTCTTGTCAGCAGATCTTGTTGCCTTTATGTCTTACCTTGATTGCAGTTTAgttaataatttctttgtttaaatgttGAATTATATGGCAATacttaaagaattattttattgctgTGTGAAGCTTGTCTCTTAATTCTCCTTATTGCTACTCAAAAGTCATTTTTTTAGTAGCTACTACATTGCAGTGCATCTCACTATCAGCTTAGAATATCTAGTGAGAAATAATGCATCTATActtaaaaatgtcatcttttgCTTTTAGGGGAGCGCCCTTTTAAGTGTAGTGAGTGTGGCAAAGGCTTTTCCCAGAAGCATTCTCTTCAAGTCCATGAGCGGATGCACACTGGAGAACGGCCATACACTTGCACTGTCTGCAGTAAGGCTCTGACAACAAAACATTCTCTTCTGGAGCATATGAGCCTACATACAGGTAAATATTTCAAGGCAAACCtaacctctcttcccccaggAATTTGCCTTTCTGGAAAAAGGCTCTCTCTTGTGtgtgctggttttatttatttatttccttacGCTTGCTTTGTATGTGGCTTACATTTTAATAAGTGATTTTCTTTACAGGGCAGAAGGCTTTTACATGCGACCAGTGTGGGAAATACTTCAGCCAAAAGAGACAGCTCAAGAGCCACTATCGAGTACACACAGGTATAGCAAGTTTGGGTTGAAGAGCTGGCTTACAGTCTGTGCTCATTTGTCCTCCTGAAGATTGGCTAAAGCCAAAAATTCTTCTTCAGTGATATTTAGTCTCTGCTACCCTGATGTGTGGTATCTTGATATAACAATGAATAGggtgaaaaagacaaaatggtGTATAATAAATGGaatgtttagaaaaatagtTAATCGAGAAGGACTCTTACAATGATTAAAAATTAGTTACGCCCAGAAGCTAGGAATTGTATAAACAACTGCGTCCGCTGCCTGTTGTGCAAATTGCCTTGTTTCCCACTACTTTGAACTAGTAATGGCAAACAAGCTTTAAGAAGTGTCCTCACTTCTGGAGCAGGATGGAGATTAAGCTACACACACAGGAAGTGGTAGCAAAAATCAGAAGTTACAAAGCTTCAGGAGAAGGCGTGTTTGGGGGGGAAGCAGGTGTCAGTCCCCTCTTTTGCCATGATAATATCAAATAGAGAAATAGGAGCATGACAGTTAAGATAGGGAGGAGGCAGTGAATCACGTTTTGTTTTACCTCTATATTATATCAAAGTGGTTATTTTACAGGAAAGTGCTTTAACAAAGATCACTGAAGAAATACAGGGGATCACTTATGCACTGacactttttttgttattgcGACAAGGCCATTCACTGCCGGAATGTAACCAGTGTCGTCGCAAATTCATGGATGCAGCTCAGTTAAAGAAACATCTAAGAACACATACAGGTAATATTGTCCATCatgttttgttggttgttttctttttttcttgaagtaaGACAGACAAAATCATGTTAGGCAAATGACACTTGTCTCTATGGGATGAACTTCTGCTCTACTTGCACATAATGATGCCTGTATTGCTAATGAAGAGGTTTGACATGAAGAATGCAGGAGCACAAAAAAGCTTGTATTACAACAGCGCAGAAGCAGTGCCTGTTAcaggaaggggttttttttcccattcttatAAAGCCTGCTGCAGAAAATGCCAGTTAGCTCTCCTGTGATAGAATGCTAGACTGGGAATTCAGTTTATCAGGCGAGCCGCATCCAGCGTGTGCGGGGCTTGAAGTGAGCTGACTAGTAACAGAAAGTGTATGTCCTAAATGAGTTGGGCACCCCTGTCTATGAGGGATGGGTGCTTATGAAAAATGCTGCTgaccagaaaaataattatttccatttacCTTTTTATTGCGCTGTAATAAAGCAGATgttggcaggaggtgggctggGAGGTATGATTTAATGCAAGTGCATCAGAGGATGTCTTAAGAGATTCAGAGGGCAAGGTGATACTTGAATAGCTGAATAACAGAGATAAAAATGTTGCTCTACCCTCTCGTGGTAACAAAGCATAAGCTTCTTAAAATAGTTTCCTGTGAAGGATAAGTTCGTAAGATGatgtgtgaatatttttttcttttaaaatagctaTAAACTTTAGTGATTGTTTCTTCCCAAAATCAAATTATTCTTAAGCATGTTGCCTGCGATTGTAATAAAGTGTGCACAAGATTGAGTTATGTATCTcattcatttccttctttttctcagtgaaaaCAACACAGCTTTAAATTCCCGGGGGATATGATGAGGTCAGAATTCATGCTTTCGGGAGATTTTGGTGTATCCAGAGTAGTGTTAACTTGCTATActtaaaaatgctgcattttctgttgAGGAGAACATAGTATTTGTTGACACACACAACAGTTTTCTATCTGAAGCTGATACAGCTCTATAAATGTAGTGGGAAATGAGTTTGGTGGTGGGAAATGACAAGAGGAAGCATACTAGCAAGTTAAGTTGCAAAA
The sequence above is a segment of the Haliaeetus albicilla chromosome 17, bHalAlb1.1, whole genome shotgun sequence genome. Coding sequences within it:
- the LOC104316230 gene encoding zinc finger and BTB domain-containing protein 24 isoform X6, with the protein product MAETTSDASEKLVVIHSKAHKDTILANFEEQRKKDFLCDITLIVENVQFRAHKALLAASSEYFSMMFVDEGEIGQSIYMLEGMVADTFGALLEFIYTGCLRASEKSTEQILATAQLLKVTDLVWACTDYQASRSPSNTLPAPANSGASVAVTASDKKNEDPPKRKRGRPRKVKNVQEEKLGANSVEDVQLRENNSMQNKQNFIKKDTAAEEETVASEHAPVRKDAEENEPACGSEAAVGLSAEKDENYDPKSEGVQSTQSRYSKRRIRRSIKLKDYKLLGDEDEKGLAKRTDGKRKRAGPEARCKDCGKVFKYNHFLAIHQRSHTGERPFKCSECGKGFSQKHSLQVHERMHTGERPYTCTVCSKALTTKHSLLEHMSLHTGQKAFTCDQCGKYFSQKRQLKSHYRVHTGHSLPECNQCRRKFMDAAQLKKHLRTHTGEKPFTCEICGKSFTAKSSLQTHIRIHRGEKPYSCGICGKSFSDSSAKRRHCILHTGKKPFSCPECSLQFARLDNLKSHLKIHSKEKQFQEASAAPSTNTNSEVRNILQLQQYQLSTSGGQEIQLLVTDAVHNINFMPSHSQGISIVTAENAPNMTTEQAANLTLLAQPPQQLQNLLLSAQQEQAEQIQSINMIANQIETAQPEQMHVIALSKEALEHLHAHQGQNEEVHLAGSSHPAQHVQLTQESSQQSHSSQDTVPSHQISEEQNQTVHVSESHQQSLSVNESSHEHPMQGQAF